A single Gammaproteobacteria bacterium DNA region contains:
- a CDS encoding hypothetical protein (Evidence 5 : Unknown function) encodes MRLRCPAELGRGFPIRSIQQAIKNAGHILEYLPPYSPDFNPIEHKWAQLKAIDKRERRTTEEVFANYA; translated from the coding sequence GCAGAGCTAGGTAGGGGGTTTCCGATAAGGTCTATTCAACAAGCCATCAAAAATGCGGGCCATATTCTGGAATATTTACCCCCTTATTCACCAGATTTCAATCCCATCGAACATAAGTGGGCGCAATTAAAGGCGATTGACAAAAGAGAACGCCGTACTACCGAGGAAGTCTTCGCAAATTATGCGTAA